The region TACACGGCGCATGATCCCTCGCTGATGCTCATGGACTTCTCGAAGGCGTGCATAGTACCTACTCACAAGGAAACCCTGGAAAGTGCGGAGGCGAGAGCGACTGCCGCTGCGGATAGGTCCCCCTCGCTATGTAGGACTGGCGAGCCCCTCAGAGAAGTTCTTTTGCACGATACGAAGCTCTAGCGATTTGACATGGATACAGCACCTTTACGCCTACGAGATGCAGTACGGGGCCGGAAAAAATAATAAGATACGAGAATGTCGAAATTTCGAAAAATTTCGGCATGGACAATGAGGACACGATGTCTGCCCAATCAGGCTTCCCACCCCCCGGCCCCGGGGGTACACGCTTCACGACGCCCGTCTCGATCTTCAGATGAATGAACTGATCTCATACAGATCACGGGCTTTCAAACTTTTCGGAGAACGAGCCCTCTTAGGACGGAGCGCTCGTCCAGGACTCTTCCACGCTCTCCTAGAGCACTTTGGACAGTGTGCGGGGGCGATCGCCTTTCTCGCTTGCCACTCGAAATGACAATCTGGATGATCGCACCTCCACCAAAGGGTCGTTCTCATAACTTGACTCATCAATCTCCAGCGCCCCGAGAAGCTGCAAATCACGCGAAGCCAAAGGCTTCATCCAATAGTTCCATCGGAATCGGCGAACCACAATCCTTCTTTTCGTGACTACGGTGATCAGGATTCACATCCAACCCACTCCAAATGGATTTGGGGTGGGTTGCTGCCTGTGATAGTGAACTCATCATCGGGAAGAAGGTTCGGAAAACCACTTCTTTTACGGCTTCCATGAGATGGAACATCGCGTAAAAGCTGTCATCCAAATCAAGCGTGCAAAGCTCTCTGACAGGGATCACAAATCCATTGAACGGCCTCCGCTTCCATGATTTCCGGCATCATGCCATCACAGAGCTGGCGGAGTCGCAGGCGAGCGATGCAACTGTGATGTCTATAGCCGGCCACGTTTCGCCGAAGATGCTCCGACATTATTCGCACGTCCGTTTACAAACTAGGCGAGCAGCGCTCGACTCTTTGGGGATTAAACGATCGAGCTCTGGTGATCGTCGGTGCATGAAGCAGGGTTACGACACAAACAACGACACAAATGTGCCCTTGCGTTCAGTACCCCAACCGCATGTGCTTGATTCTATGGTGGAGCTGAGCGGGATCGAACCGCTGACCTCCTCGTTGCGAACGAGGCGCTCTCCCAACTGAGCTACAGCCCCAAAAGGATTTCCAGGCTCACCGCTGCAGGTTTTTCCTGGGTCAGAACGACCTCTCGAGTGTATCAGGAAGCGGACCTTCTCTCAATTCCTGTCCAGGTAGCCGCGAGATTCTACACATGCCGTAACTTGGGTGCCAGCCATCAATGGTTTTTCTACCCGCAGCCAGATCTCACCACCGTCTTCCACGACTCCAAGAATGGGAATCGAGAGCTTCGCTCCGCTGCGCGCGACCGCTTCCAGGGTGCCATTGTCTCCTGCCGTAAATCCACTAGCCTCCAGCCGTACCTGCCAATGCTGACGGCCTTCGGTTCTGCCCTCTTCGCGAATGTCTGCTACGACCGTGGAGAACTTCACGACGCCAAAGCTCCAGCCACCACGCCCTTGAGGGCCTCCATCTCGCGGCGGCCACCAACACAGAAAGGCGTTCGCTGATGAATGCCCGCCGGGCGGATATCCAGGATGCGGTCGACGCCGTTGGTCGCTATTCCTCCCGCCTGCTCCGCGATGAACGCCAGCGGATTCGCCTCATAGAGCAGGCGCAGTTTCCCTTTAGGCTGCTTGTCGGTTGGCGGATACAGGAAAACGCCCCCCTTCAGCAGCGTGCGATGAAAATCCGCAACCAGGCTGCCGATATACCGTGAGCTGTACGTTGTTCCCAACCCGCCTTCGCGCAGCATCGTCACATACGACCGATACTCCTCGGGCCACGACGCTGCATTGGCCTCATTCACCGAGTAGTAGCTCCCCTGCTCCGGCATCTGCATGCGATCGTTACTCAGCACAAACGCGCCGATCTTTGGATCGAGCGTGAACCCGAAGACTCCGGCGCCAGCCGTGTAGACCAGTACCGTCGAGGGCCCATAGACTACATATCCAGCTGCGACCTGGCGGAACCCCGGCTGCAGTATCGATTCCTCCAGCGTCCCCAGCTCCGCCGGCATTCGGCGCAGCACGCTGAAGATCGTGCCCACATTCACGTTCACGTCGATGTTGCTCGACCCATCCAGCGGATCGAAGACCAGGATGTACTTTCCCGTCTCAGCATCGCGGTTGAAGGTAACTGGCTCTTCATCCTCTTCGCTGACCAATGCCGCTACACTATCGCGGAGGCCAAGACAGTGCAGCATTGCCTGATTCGCATAGACGTCCAGCTTCTGCTGCTGCTCTCCCTGGACATTTTCCGCGCCCGCAGCTCCAAGAACGTCGCTCAGACCGGCAGAGCGAATCTTCGCCTCGATCATCTTGGTCGCCAGCGTAATTCCGCTCAGCAGCCAGCTGAAGGTCCCCGTCGCCTCGCGGCCGGTCGACTTCAGCAACGCCTGCTGCTGCTGAAGGATATGCTGCTGCACTGTCGTAATCATTGCCATACTGTCGCGCCCTCGCGATCGCCGGATCGTCAACTTTCATCCTACGTTGAGAGATCGATCTTCAACCAGGGCTGCTTGCGAATATCGAAACACCGCACCGATATTCGAATTACGGTATAGATTTTCTGCCTGCTCAGGCCCTGGAGAATGGCTGCTCCAGGGAAGGACTCTGCGGCGTGAACATATCTCCGCCGTCGGGCGTTACCACCCAGTCGTCCTCCAGCCGAATCCCAAACTCGCCCACGATATAGATTCCAGGCTCGTCCGAAAACGTCATGCCCGACTCCAGCGGCAGGCTGTTCCCCCTTACCAGATAAGGCCATTCATGCTCGTCCATGCCTATACCGTGCCCCAGACGATGTGTGAAGTACTTGTAGTCCGGACCAAACCCGGCGTCCGAGATCACCTTCCGGGCCGCATCATCAACGGCGTGGCACGGAGTCCCTGCCTTTCCAGCTGCCAACGCAGCCGACTGTGCTTTGTGGACGATATCGAAGACCTTCTTCTGCTTATCCGAAGCCTTGCCCAGCACAAAAGAACGCGAGATGTCCGACTGATATCCCTCCACTACGCAGCCGTCGTCCAGAAGAATGATCTGGCCCTCCTGAATCACCTGCGGGTGCAGAGAGCCGTGCGGCAGTGCGGAATACTCCGCCACCTGGCACGACGCATCCCCTGGAAATCCCGTCCGCTCGTACCCGACACCGATCAGGTCGGTGACGTGACGGTTCGTCATACCCGGTTCCAGCGACTTCCAGGCCGCCTCGTAAACCTTCAGCGTGTTATCGTTCGCCAACCGCATCAGCGCCAGCTCGGCCGTTGATTTCACAGCGCGGCAGCCGGCGGTTACAGGAGTTCCGCTCACCACCGTCAGCGTCGGACTTGCGTGGGCAATACCGTCAGCGAAGGCAAACTGCGTCCGTTCCTCCACGCCGACACGACCGTTCGCAATTCCTGCTTCTTTAAGGGCCTTAGCCAGCAGCGCGTAAGGACTGTCGTCCTCGTTCCACGTATAGACACGCGTCACCGAAGCCTGCGGGAGGGTCGCCGCTTTTGCCTCCATGCGCTCGCGAACCCGTCCTTCCTCAAATACGGGACACACCACAAACGGATTGCCCTTCGCCGGAAGAACCCACGCAAAGAACCGCTCCGACTGCCCCCAG is a window of Edaphobacter sp. 12200R-103 DNA encoding:
- the fbp gene encoding class 1 fructose-bisphosphatase — encoded protein: MITTVQQHILQQQQALLKSTGREATGTFSWLLSGITLATKMIEAKIRSAGLSDVLGAAGAENVQGEQQQKLDVYANQAMLHCLGLRDSVAALVSEEDEEPVTFNRDAETGKYILVFDPLDGSSNIDVNVNVGTIFSVLRRMPAELGTLEESILQPGFRQVAAGYVVYGPSTVLVYTAGAGVFGFTLDPKIGAFVLSNDRMQMPEQGSYYSVNEANAASWPEEYRSYVTMLREGGLGTTYSSRYIGSLVADFHRTLLKGGVFLYPPTDKQPKGKLRLLYEANPLAFIAEQAGGIATNGVDRILDIRPAGIHQRTPFCVGGRREMEALKGVVAGALAS
- a CDS encoding Xaa-Pro peptidase family protein translates to MPSRRSFLFAASAAVAAPSLPIEAQHSSGSGREMKQLPPAIAALTDRRSEAVPIKLGEREHRVERARGLLVKNRLDALVICTGTSLTYFTGLRWGQSERFFAWVLPAKGNPFVVCPVFEEGRVRERMEAKAATLPQASVTRVYTWNEDDSPYALLAKALKEAGIANGRVGVEERTQFAFADGIAHASPTLTVVSGTPVTAGCRAVKSTAELALMRLANDNTLKVYEAAWKSLEPGMTNRHVTDLIGVGYERTGFPGDASCQVAEYSALPHGSLHPQVIQEGQIILLDDGCVVEGYQSDISRSFVLGKASDKQKKVFDIVHKAQSAALAAGKAGTPCHAVDDAARKVISDAGFGPDYKYFTHRLGHGIGMDEHEWPYLVRGNSLPLESGMTFSDEPGIYIVGEFGIRLEDDWVVTPDGGDMFTPQSPSLEQPFSRA